The Bacteroidota bacterium genome contains a region encoding:
- a CDS encoding GNAT family N-acetyltransferase — protein sequence MNISINDITIRTDLKAGDIGYITYLHGIFHHNECGYGLQFEAYVAEGLTEFFKNYNPDKERMWICEHNNKIIGSLLLMDRGNDTAQLRYYILEPEYRGIGLGRKLMDFFMEFLKEKNYRQCYLWTTNELKSAAALYIKYGFELSEEKETDDFGKHVTEQRYDLFL from the coding sequence ATGAATATTTCAATAAACGATATTACAATCAGAACTGATTTAAAGGCAGGTGATATAGGCTACATTACATATCTGCACGGTATCTTTCATCACAATGAATGCGGGTACGGGCTGCAGTTTGAAGCATACGTTGCAGAGGGACTTACAGAGTTTTTCAAAAATTATAACCCCGATAAGGAAAGAATGTGGATATGCGAACACAACAATAAAATCATCGGCTCACTTTTATTAATGGATAGAGGTAACGATACTGCGCAGTTAAGATATTATATACTTGAACCGGAATACCGCGGCATAGGATTAGGAAGAAAGCTGATGGATTTCTTTATGGAATTCCTGAAAGAAAAAAATTACAGGCAGTGCTATCTCTGGACAACAAATGAACTAAAATCTGCAGCGGCACTCTATATTAAATACGGATTTGAACTCTCCGAAGAAAAAGAAACGGACGACTTCGGCAAACACGTTACCGAGCAGAGATATGATTTGTTTTTATAA
- a CDS encoding M20/M25/M40 family metallo-hydrolase encodes MLNFLSDILKIESTTGTEKDIALFIAEKYTPKGMTCDIQDTPDGRVNLFFKLGEPKIVFNSHTDTVPPYIPPTFTDEIIYGRGSCDAKGQLAYLWQATNELIAEGEKDFGLLMTFGEETGSVGAKQANNLLTNTKYIIVGEPTENKLILASKGTNLIKVTIRGKNCHSGYPQFGDNAINRMRKFLDRLDNIGFPVDDVMGETTYNIGWLRSDNAQNVVPDLVTFNLFIRTTFASHDTYKEKLEIIKDENTELEYPFNKGPLKFLGLEGFETGIVAYGTDAPSFTNVPNKLLYGPGTILVAHTADEQIKIKDMYRAVEDVKKIFRKLKEKNV; translated from the coding sequence ATGCTGAACTTTCTTTCCGACATTCTTAAAATTGAATCCACTACCGGCACCGAAAAAGATATTGCACTCTTCATAGCGGAGAAATATACTCCAAAGGGAATGACATGTGATATTCAGGACACTCCCGACGGAAGAGTAAATTTATTTTTTAAGCTAGGCGAGCCGAAGATAGTATTCAACTCGCACACGGATACTGTCCCGCCATACATCCCGCCGACTTTTACGGATGAGATTATTTACGGCCGCGGCTCATGTGATGCAAAGGGACAGCTTGCTTATCTATGGCAGGCTACGAACGAGCTCATTGCAGAAGGAGAGAAAGATTTCGGATTGCTTATGACTTTCGGAGAGGAAACGGGTTCTGTCGGAGCAAAGCAGGCAAACAATCTGCTTACTAATACGAAATATATAATTGTCGGCGAGCCGACTGAGAACAAGCTTATACTTGCATCAAAAGGAACGAACTTAATTAAGGTAACCATACGGGGAAAGAACTGTCATTCGGGATATCCGCAGTTTGGTGACAATGCAATTAACAGAATGAGAAAATTTCTTGACCGGCTTGATAACATTGGATTTCCAGTTGATGATGTAATGGGAGAAACTACTTACAATATCGGGTGGCTGAGATCAGATAACGCGCAGAACGTTGTGCCTGACCTTGTTACGTTTAATCTTTTTATCCGCACCACATTCGCAAGTCACGATACATACAAAGAAAAACTTGAGATCATTAAAGATGAGAATACAGAGCTTGAATATCCTTTCAATAAAGGTCCGCTAAAATTTCTCGGGCTCGAAGGATTTGAAACCGGCATCGTAGCCTATGGCACTGATGCTCCCTCATTTACAAATGTCCCGAATAAATTACTCTATGGACCCGGAACAATATTAGTCGCACACACCGCTGATGAGCAAATAAAAATAAAAGATATGTACCGAGCTGTTGAGGATGTGAAGAAGATTTTCAGGAAGCTGAAGGAAAAAAATGTATGA
- a CDS encoding T9SS type A sorting domain-containing protein, which translates to MKKIILFVLVFLSMQAWNNLSAQCVGENFPLKSGNVFVFKNVVSTYFPVNTVTRYYKTIIQRDTVLNSRKYFFMSYYCGYKNYWWRMDSTTGNLFTLDTGNICPNYYKEMLFDSLCVNLGDTSKGCGSGKVCSGASNHPLFNQMNISRQMSKGYSSPVYSYSYTNTYDLNFGLVYYTYSGGGPQIGGVYETSELKGCIINNVLYGDTSTVPSGINSLNSITSVEYSLSQNYPNPFNPSTIISYQLAINSFVTLKVFDLQGKEVQTLVNKKQSAGSYSAEFIGANLPSGIYFYSLQVDNYKETKKMLLVK; encoded by the coding sequence ATGAAGAAGATTATACTTTTTGTATTAGTATTTTTATCTATGCAGGCTTGGAACAACTTATCAGCGCAATGTGTTGGAGAAAACTTTCCGTTAAAATCAGGCAATGTCTTTGTATTTAAAAATGTAGTATCAACTTATTTTCCTGTTAATACTGTTACGCGGTATTATAAAACCATAATTCAAAGAGATACTGTTTTAAATTCCAGAAAATACTTTTTTATGAGCTATTATTGCGGATATAAAAATTACTGGTGGCGAATGGATAGTACAACCGGCAATTTATTCACATTAGATACAGGAAATATATGTCCCAATTACTATAAAGAAATGCTTTTTGATAGCCTGTGCGTAAATTTAGGTGATACAAGCAAGGGCTGCGGAAGCGGAAAGGTATGTTCGGGTGCCTCAAATCATCCGTTGTTTAACCAAATGAATATTTCACGCCAGATGAGTAAAGGCTATTCAAGTCCGGTTTATTCTTATTCATATACAAATACTTATGATTTGAATTTCGGTTTGGTTTATTATACATATTCAGGCGGCGGTCCGCAGATAGGCGGAGTTTATGAAACATCTGAATTAAAAGGGTGTATTATAAATAATGTTCTGTACGGAGATACTAGTACAGTGCCTTCAGGAATAAATTCTTTAAACTCAATTACATCGGTAGAATATTCTCTGTCACAAAATTATCCTAATCCGTTCAACCCCTCTACAATTATCAGTTATCAGTTAGCAATTAACAGCTTTGTAACATTAAAGGTATTTGATTTACAGGGAAAAGAAGTTCAGACCTTAGTTAATAAAAAACAATCTGCGGGAAGTTATTCAGCGGAGTTTATCGGAGCGAATTTACCCTCGGGAATTTATTTCTACTCCCTGCAGGTTGATAACTATAAAGAAACTAAAAAAATGTTACTGGTAAAGTAA
- a CDS encoding T9SS type A sorting domain-containing protein: MRKHILFIVSALIFLTGFTYYYVSTQYWYQQSMPDLGGRQLTDLKFLDSLTGFACTDGSSTDNCYILKTTNGGDNWNIVFIRTYKFTKIGFIDKNTGYVSSNNDTLYKTTNGGNSWITIQLPEIYSNDMFVLNKDTLWLVDDNPTFGGAFLTTNGGVNWQRKYNVVGSGNPSKVYMINYNTGFITYSTSPSAHIIRTTNAGNNWFDIPNSGGFTQMYFWDTLNGCKAPFATYFEKTTNGGLNWSKYYPPQIPDAGFLSFKVLNRDTIWAVGGKYRIGLSYRAVVWKTTNGGVNWGYQIPDPVAIPNNATYNFIDFSDNLHGWAYTVLPSFGIHTVTGGDTTIYLTEISNSLNETVSDFKLFQNYPNPYNPSTKINYELRITNYVTLKVFDLSGKEVETLVNKKQIAGSYSIDFNASYLSSGVYFYTLQTENYKETKKMLLIK, from the coding sequence ATGAGAAAGCACATCTTGTTTATCGTATCTGCATTAATTTTCCTTACAGGTTTTACCTATTACTATGTATCCACTCAATATTGGTATCAACAGAGCATGCCTGATTTAGGCGGAAGGCAGCTGACTGATTTAAAGTTTTTGGATTCGTTAACTGGATTTGCCTGCACGGATGGTTCAAGCACAGATAATTGTTACATTTTAAAAACTACTAACGGTGGAGACAATTGGAATATAGTTTTTATCCGAACTTATAAATTCACAAAGATAGGTTTCATAGATAAGAATACAGGATATGTTTCAAGCAATAACGATACACTTTATAAAACTACAAATGGCGGAAACAGCTGGATAACAATTCAGTTACCTGAGATATACTCGAACGATATGTTTGTTTTAAATAAAGATACGTTGTGGCTTGTAGATGATAATCCTACTTTTGGTGGAGCATTTCTCACTACAAACGGAGGAGTAAACTGGCAGAGAAAATATAATGTGGTTGGAAGCGGCAATCCATCAAAAGTATATATGATAAATTATAATACGGGATTTATCACCTATTCCACATCACCTTCAGCCCACATAATCAGAACAACCAATGCAGGTAATAACTGGTTTGATATTCCTAACTCAGGAGGGTTCACCCAAATGTATTTTTGGGATACTTTAAATGGCTGTAAAGCACCTTTTGCAACTTATTTTGAGAAAACAACAAACGGAGGGCTGAATTGGTCTAAATATTATCCTCCTCAAATACCTGATGCCGGATTTCTTAGTTTTAAAGTATTAAATAGAGATACAATCTGGGCTGTGGGAGGAAAATACAGAATCGGATTATCTTACAGGGCTGTTGTATGGAAGACAACAAACGGCGGAGTGAACTGGGGTTATCAAATTCCTGATCCTGTTGCGATTCCAAATAATGCTACTTATAATTTTATAGATTTTTCTGATAATCTTCACGGATGGGCATATACAGTTCTGCCTTCTTTCGGTATTCATACTGTTACCGGAGGTGATACTACAATTTATTTAACCGAAATTTCAAATAGTTTAAATGAAACGGTGTCTGATTTTAAGTTATTTCAGAACTATCCTAACCCATACAATCCTTCTACAAAAATCAATTACGAATTACGAATTACGAATTACGTAACATTAAAAGTATTTGATTTAAGCGGAAAAGAAGTTGAAACTTTAGTTAATAAAAAACAAATTGCTGGAAGTTACTCAATAGATTTTAATGCTTCATATTTATCATCCGGAGTTTATTTCTACACACTGCAAACAGAAAATTATAAGGAAACAAAAAAAATGCTGCTCATAAAATAA
- a CDS encoding Crp/Fnr family transcriptional regulator, which translates to MNKNYKQILTHVAKYIQLTKDEEEYFCSLLKYKKLKRKQFLVEQGEPCLYDNYVVSGCLRSYYTDNAGTEHISQFAIEDWWISDPYAFVTGEPAILNVDALEESELLQIDKTSLELLYEKIPKFEKLFRILFQKSFISLQQRVVSNLSRTAKERYLDFINKYPTLEQRIPQIQIASYIGVTPEFLSKMKKEL; encoded by the coding sequence ATGAATAAAAACTATAAACAAATATTAACTCACGTTGCAAAATACATTCAGCTTACTAAAGATGAAGAGGAATATTTCTGTTCGCTCTTAAAATATAAAAAGCTGAAACGAAAACAGTTTCTTGTTGAGCAAGGCGAACCATGTCTTTATGATAACTATGTTGTTTCGGGATGCCTGCGTTCTTACTATACAGATAATGCAGGTACGGAGCATATTTCACAGTTTGCAATTGAGGACTGGTGGATATCAGACCCGTATGCATTTGTTACAGGTGAACCTGCTATCTTAAATGTAGATGCTCTTGAAGAATCAGAACTGCTGCAAATAGATAAGACTTCTTTAGAATTACTCTATGAAAAAATTCCAAAGTTTGAAAAACTCTTCCGTATACTTTTTCAGAAATCTTTTATATCTCTTCAGCAGCGAGTTGTTTCCAATCTAAGCAGGACGGCTAAGGAAAGATATTTAGATTTCATCAATAAATATCCTACACTTGAACAGCGCATCCCGCAAATTCAAATCGCATCTTACATAGGTGTCACACCAGAATTCCTCAGCAAAATGAAAAAAGAACTATAA
- a CDS encoding PQQ-binding-like beta-propeller repeat protein, giving the protein MEKIYRYILIGLSLLICSHLFSQTYPQDFTTIPIVKWKFKSTQPFISTPVIEGNLVYVGCLDSCLYVLDLKSGKEKWKFKTGGGIRSTVSILDNKIFFNSFDGNLYCLEKSDGKVIWTFKASDKQYDINDYHQSSPVVHNNIIYFGMGDGNMYAVNVSDGSKVWSYHTEDVVHSTPAILDDKIYFGSFDGNVYGLNLSDGSLIWKFKTVGHNFFPKGEVQFSPNAIGKTVYIAARDYNLYAIDKDKGVCRWNREFTPGWATEVSWRPDRDSIIYLSTSDPKNLFAIHRAYETTKWSTELKTQCFANCAFSQNMCYLGTVIGKFFAIDLYTGKIKWTFSTEGYNKYHLNYFKPDDDYRDNIIDIVKDDEGFQAALDKCGAIYSTAAITDNEIIFSSSEGNVYCLGR; this is encoded by the coding sequence ATGGAAAAAATTTACAGGTATATTTTAATCGGACTCTCACTGCTTATCTGCAGTCATTTATTTTCACAGACATACCCTCAGGATTTCACTACTATTCCTATAGTAAAATGGAAATTCAAATCCACTCAGCCGTTTATATCTACACCTGTAATTGAAGGAAATTTAGTTTACGTCGGCTGTCTCGATAGCTGCTTATATGTCCTTGATTTAAAATCAGGAAAGGAAAAATGGAAATTCAAAACCGGCGGAGGAATACGCTCTACAGTGTCAATTCTCGACAATAAAATATTCTTTAACAGCTTCGACGGAAACTTATATTGTCTGGAAAAATCAGACGGGAAAGTAATCTGGACCTTTAAAGCTTCCGATAAGCAATACGATATAAATGATTACCACCAGTCATCACCTGTTGTTCATAACAATATAATTTACTTCGGAATGGGAGACGGGAACATGTATGCAGTGAATGTCTCGGATGGGAGCAAGGTCTGGAGCTATCACACGGAAGATGTAGTGCATTCTACTCCTGCAATACTTGACGATAAAATATACTTCGGGTCATTCGACGGCAACGTTTACGGATTGAATTTATCTGACGGAAGTTTAATATGGAAATTCAAAACAGTCGGGCACAATTTTTTCCCGAAGGGAGAAGTGCAGTTTTCTCCCAATGCAATAGGTAAAACAGTTTACATAGCAGCGCGCGATTATAATTTATATGCAATAGATAAAGATAAAGGTGTCTGCAGATGGAACAGGGAGTTCACTCCCGGATGGGCAACTGAAGTTAGCTGGCGGCCTGACAGAGACAGCATAATATATCTATCCACTTCTGACCCGAAAAATTTATTTGCCATTCACCGCGCATATGAAACAACAAAATGGAGCACAGAATTAAAAACACAGTGCTTCGCAAACTGCGCATTCAGTCAGAACATGTGTTACTTAGGAACCGTCATAGGAAAATTCTTTGCCATTGATCTGTACACCGGAAAAATAAAATGGACGTTCTCCACCGAAGGTTACAATAAATATCATCTGAATTATTTCAAACCGGATGACGATTACAGAGATAATATAATCGATATTGTAAAAGATGATGAGGGATTTCAGGCAGCGCTGGATAAGTGCGGAGCGATTTACTCAACGGCTGCAATTACAGATAATGAAATAATTTTCAGCAGCAGTGAGGGAAATGTTTACTGTCTCGGCAGATAA
- a CDS encoding YcaQ family DNA glycosylase gives MKLPIEISLQDARFLALKNQKLLERDNHYTKKDLHKIIEKIGYVQIDTISIVERAHHHILWTRLPVYKKTMLDELMKEKKVFEYWSHAAAFLPMKDYRYSLRRKENYKERYKAWSKKNKKIIDFARDRITAEGPLQSKDFEHPPRVKSGWWDWKPAKEALEYLFHAGELMVAERKNFQKVYDLTERVLPKKIDTTVPTYEEHCQHLIMNTVNANGFASQKEMFYLRGGDSKIPMSVINRMIEEKKILPVNISGITKELTNEKYYTTKENLKQLKNTEFEKDVHILSPFDNLVIQRKRLKTLFNFDYVIECYVPAPKRKFGYYVLPIVYGDKFIGRLDAKADRQNDLFKIINLWWENKAKPDKNFKKIFKKRIDELTAFSGCGENNLDKFIK, from the coding sequence ATGAAGTTACCGATCGAAATCTCATTACAGGATGCCCGCTTCTTAGCTCTTAAAAATCAGAAACTGCTGGAAAGAGACAATCATTATACAAAAAAAGATTTACACAAGATAATAGAAAAAATCGGATACGTTCAGATTGATACAATTTCAATAGTGGAGCGCGCGCATCATCATATTCTTTGGACTAGACTGCCTGTTTATAAAAAAACAATGCTTGATGAACTGATGAAAGAGAAGAAAGTATTTGAATACTGGAGCCACGCTGCTGCGTTTCTTCCTATGAAAGATTATAGATATTCGTTAAGAAGGAAAGAAAATTATAAAGAAAGATATAAAGCATGGTCTAAGAAAAATAAAAAGATAATCGATTTTGCAAGAGATAGAATCACTGCAGAAGGTCCGCTTCAATCAAAGGATTTTGAACATCCGCCCAGAGTAAAATCAGGATGGTGGGACTGGAAGCCTGCTAAAGAAGCGCTTGAGTATTTATTCCATGCAGGAGAATTAATGGTTGCTGAAAGAAAAAACTTTCAGAAAGTTTATGATTTAACTGAAAGAGTTCTTCCTAAGAAAATTGACACAACTGTTCCAACTTATGAAGAACATTGCCAGCATTTGATAATGAATACAGTTAATGCCAACGGCTTCGCGTCGCAGAAAGAAATGTTTTATTTAAGAGGCGGTGATTCAAAAATTCCGATGAGTGTGATAAACAGAATGATTGAAGAGAAGAAAATTTTACCTGTAAATATTTCAGGAATTACAAAAGAGTTAACAAATGAAAAATACTATACAACAAAAGAAAATTTAAAGCAGTTAAAGAATACTGAGTTTGAAAAAGATGTTCATATTTTATCTCCGTTCGATAATCTTGTTATACAGCGAAAGAGATTGAAAACACTTTTTAATTTTGATTATGTTATTGAATGCTACGTCCCCGCTCCCAAAAGAAAGTTCGGATATTATGTCCTTCCCATTGTTTACGGCGATAAATTCATAGGAAGATTAGATGCAAAAGCAGACAGGCAGAATGATTTATTCAAAATTATAAATCTCTGGTGGGAAAATAAAGCAAAGCCTGATAAAAATTTTAAAAAGATTTTTAAGAAAAGAATTGATGAACTGACAGCATTTTCAGGATGCGGAGAAAATAATCTTGATAAATTTATTAAATGA
- a CDS encoding DoxX family protein translates to MFSALIKTDSKDYTLLISRLVLGLVMLPHGLQKTLGLFGGHGFNDSINGLTSGGIPYIVALLVILGESIGSTLLVLGFLGRIWSFLTISTMIGAVMTVHLHNGFFMNWMGNQPGEGFEYHLLAIALGLVILIKGCGALSIDSIIQRHHIVSNQQAPTVKVA, encoded by the coding sequence ATGTTCAGCGCGCTAATAAAAACAGACTCAAAAGATTATACACTTCTCATTTCAAGATTAGTTCTCGGCTTAGTAATGCTGCCTCACGGACTGCAGAAAACACTCGGCTTGTTTGGAGGGCACGGCTTCAATGATTCAATTAACGGACTCACATCAGGCGGCATACCATACATAGTTGCACTCTTAGTTATCCTCGGTGAAAGTATCGGCTCAACACTCTTAGTGCTGGGATTTTTAGGAAGAATATGGTCGTTCCTTACAATCTCAACAATGATTGGAGCAGTGATGACAGTTCACTTGCATAACGGATTTTTTATGAACTGGATGGGAAATCAGCCGGGTGAAGGATTTGAATATCATCTGCTTGCAATTGCATTGGGATTGGTTATTCTTATAAAAGGATGCGGAGCACTTTCGATTGATTCAATAATACAGAGACATCATATAGTTTCGAATCAGCAGGCTCCCACAGTAAAAGTTGCCTGA
- a CDS encoding DoxX family protein — protein MFNKLIETDSKDYISLIVRVVLGLVMLPHGAQKLFGWFGGYGYTGTMGYFTDTVGIPYIIGFLVILGETLGALLLIFGLTGRISGLSIIANMLGAAIMVHLPNGFFMNWFGNLKGEGYEYQILAITLALIIVIKGSGMFSLDAFLQTKNPYNTQLKAA, from the coding sequence ATGTTTAACAAACTTATCGAAACTGATTCAAAAGATTACATCTCATTAATCGTCCGTGTTGTTCTCGGACTTGTTATGCTTCCTCACGGAGCGCAAAAATTATTCGGCTGGTTTGGCGGCTATGGATATACGGGAACTATGGGTTACTTTACCGATACTGTCGGCATTCCATACATCATAGGCTTTCTTGTTATTCTTGGCGAAACACTTGGCGCTCTATTACTTATTTTTGGACTTACAGGTAGAATAAGCGGATTAAGTATTATTGCAAATATGCTTGGCGCTGCAATAATGGTTCATCTTCCGAATGGATTTTTTATGAACTGGTTCGGAAATCTTAAGGGAGAAGGATATGAATACCAGATTTTAGCAATTACACTTGCTCTTATAATTGTAATAAAAGGGAGCGGAATGTTTTCACTCGATGCCTTTCTTCAAACAAAAAACCCTTACAATACTCAGCTGAAAGCCGCTTAA